In the Candidatus Cloacimonadota bacterium genome, one interval contains:
- a CDS encoding cohesin domain-containing protein: protein MKRIIALLILISIAVLIGCSDGKTDSSKNLKILIDPAEQTIVQNQVAQFSLKIENVEDLFGVAVEISFDSTLVEIPENCLTSGEFWGNSVTFTQAISESGRLSMICSLFNGDQAINGSGELMKFSLRGIANGSSPITIYRLQLYKENGESVSGLYDIDIENGLLKIE, encoded by the coding sequence TGAAACGAATCATAGCATTATTAATATTAATTTCAATAGCGGTTTTGATCGGTTGCAGTGATGGGAAAACAGATTCCAGTAAAAACTTGAAAATATTAATAGATCCCGCTGAGCAGACCATTGTTCAAAATCAGGTTGCCCAATTTTCCTTAAAAATTGAGAATGTGGAAGATCTTTTTGGGGTAGCTGTGGAGATTAGTTTTGACAGCACTCTCGTTGAGATTCCCGAAAACTGTTTGACCTCAGGAGAATTTTGGGGAAATTCTGTTACATTTACTCAAGCGATATCCGAATCGGGACGCTTGAGCATGATCTGTTCTTTATTCAACGGTGATCAGGCGATAAACGGAAGTGGAGAACTTATGAAATTTTCTCTTAGGGGAATAGCAAACGGTTCATCTCCTATTACAATTTATAGACTCCAGTTGTATAAGGAAAACGGTGAAAGTGTGTCGGGATTATATGACATTGATATTGAAAATGGATTGCTGAAAATCGAATAA